CTACTCTCTTTATTTTAAGGGTGCAAATTTACAAAAAACTTAGATAAAAGAGATTTTTGAGTAGAAAAAACCACTTTTGCTCCTACAAATACAATGAATATGAAGCGTACATTCTGCTTTGTTGCCATCTGTACAACTATATCGATTATAATACATGCTCAAGTTTCGCGAAAATAAAGTCATTGTACCGGTAAAGATAAACGGTGCGATTCGGCATTTCCTTTTTGACACCGGATGTACTTGATGAAGAAACGCTCTTGCCAGCCTTGCCTGTGAAAAAAGTGAAGCTTATAGAGCAGTGCGTGAGAATAGAGAAATACTATTTTAACAATACGGATTTCTGTTATTTACACTACAAGGTAAAAATGGTTACCTCAGCATGTAATAGTCTTTACTTTATAATGTAACGACCTTTACCTCGTAATGTAAATGAAGCTATGATTAGAGATAATTAGAACCAAGTTATTAAGTAATTTGAAATGGCAGTCATAAGTACCGTTAGCTTGAAGCAGTGCAGCTTGCACAAGTTTCAACCTATTATGTTTTGCATTATGTCGGTAAAGATGCTCATTTACTCATTAAAAGCAGATGCGCTAAAACAAATAAAAATTCGGATTACTTTCAAGAGAACAGCAGTCTTGTTGTTCCCTTTTCTCTTGTTCACAGCCAGCATGCAGTGTTTCCTTCGGATGGCTTGCTACTATGCAGATGCCGTAAGAAACTGACCGGATGCTGTTTTTTTTTATTTCTTCATTCTTACTTCATACAAATCATTCCTGCGATCCTTCAGATTACGAACACTACCATAAGTATGAAGTTCGTTCAACAAATCCAAATCCACATCGGACACAAGAATCATTTCAGTATTCGGAGTTGCCTCGGCACGCTTTCCGTCGGTAGGGAAAGCAAAATCACAAGGGGTAAATACGCCGGACTGGGCATACTGTATATCCATATTATGCACACGTGGGAGATTGCCTACACTGCCGGCTATTACAACAAAACATTCATTTTCGATAGCACGGGCATGGGCACATACTTTTACGCGTGAATACGCATTTTGCGTATCAGTCAAGAAAGGCACAAACAGGATTTGCATACCTTGGTCTGCCATGATACGGCTGAGTTCGGGAAATTCCACATCATAGCATATTAGCACACCTATCTTTGCGCAATCCGTATCGAAAGTCCGCAAAGATTTGCCACCACTTAATCCCCAACTCTTTATTTCATCGGGGGTGACATGTATCTTTTCATACATCTCGTAAGTCCCGTCACGGCGGCACAAAAAACCGACGTTATACAAACGTCCGTCCTCTTCCTTGATTAGCGGCATGCTACCCGTAATAATGTTGATATTATAACTGATGGCTAATTTCATAAAACGCTCCTTAATTTCTTCTGTATAGGCTGCCAATCCTCGGATAGCTTCCGATTCCCCTTCATCATTAAATTTCGCCATCAGCGGAGCATTGAAATACTCAGGAAACAGCACGAAATCACTTTTATAATCTGATACGGCATCAACAAAGAACTCTACTTGTTCAAATAAGTCATCCAATGTCTTGTAAGTGCGCATCTGCCACTGCACCAATCCTACACGAACCGTTGTTTTAGGGTTTACATAGTCTTGTGTGGGCGGCTGATAATAAATATTATCCCATTGCAAAAGGCAAGCGTAGTGCTTGGATTCTTCATCATTGGGAAGATAATTACGCATTACCTTACGGACATGGAAGTCATTGGAAAGCTGAAAAGTCAGTACCGGATCATAAATTTCTTTTTGACGGACCTTGTCTATATATTCCTTGGGACGGAGTTGGTCGGCATATTTATAGTAATTGGGTATGCGCCCTCCGAACATTATTGCTTTGAGATTCAATTGTTCACACAGCTCTTTTCGATATTCGTACATGCGACGTGCCAGACGCAAGCCGCGATATTGGGGATGAATAAACACTTCGATGCCATAAAGGATGTTCCCTTCAGGATTGTGGGTATTCACTTGTGCATAGGTATGATCATTTTTTACATCATCATAATTTACAATAATACTAAGAGCACAGCCCACGATCTTCTCATCCACCACCGTCACAATTTGTCCTTCAGGGAAAATACGAATCAGTTTTTCTATCTGCTTGTGAGTCCAGAATACATCACTTCCATCCGAATATACACGTGTGAATGATTGTGCCAATTGCTCGTAGTCCTTAATCATCAGATTACGTATCTGTACTTTATTGATTTTAGGTGTTTCCATAAAATACTGCTATCTTGTTAAAAATGCTGCAAAGGTACGTTTTATAACCATACATTATTCTCTTGAAAGAAGATATTCTCGGCTTCCCAAACACAATCATTGTATTTTCAGTAGAAAGTTTTGCTATTTTAATAACATCAATACTGTAACGGTTACATTTATTTTTTATCTTTGCTCCCGAATTGGTTTCGGAAGGCCGATCGGTCATTCGGATTAAAAGGGAATCGGGTGCAAATCCCGAACAGTCCCGCTGCTGTGAAACTCCATCAATGTTTCTGATATAACTACTGCCACTGAGTCTTGCAAGTTAAAAAGAGGGAAACGGGAAGGCATCGGAAATAAGGAGTAAGTCAGAAGACCTGCCACTCATTAAAGGCTGTTTCCACTCGTGGGATTAGGGATACAGTGCGAAAGAAACATTAAAAATCACAATAAAAAAGACTATCTCATGGAAATAACCAAGAGAAATGGGACAAGAGAACCCTATGACAAGGAAAAGATTGCCACTGCAATACGGAAAAGTTTTATCAGCACCGGACAGAAAGTAACTGATGAAACTATATATATTCTGGTAAGAGAAGTAGAGAATTTCGTTGACGGCAATATGGAAAACCGAAATGTCGAACGGATTCAGGATGAAGTAGAACGATGCTTGATGGAACATGGCTTTTATACAGAAGCCAAAAACTACATCCTTTACCGCTGGCAACGGACAGAACGAAGAAAAGCCCTCAACAATATAGTAAATGAAGTTGGCGACACTACATTAATGGATATACTGAAAAGTATTCAACAGGATTTTACTTGCAATGAATACAGTCTGATTATGCTTGCAGAAAAATTTTCCAGCTTCTACAAACCAGAAATGGCATCAAAAGAACGGTTAACCGCACTCGTCAAGGCAGCCATAGAATTGACTACTCAGGAAGCTCCTGATTGGGAGTTTATTGCCGCACGGATACTTAACTTCCAATTAAGCAAGGAATTGAAAGAGCAAGAAGGAGTTGCCGGAATACATTCTTTTTATGAAAAGTTGTGCTTTCTGACAAATGAAGGATTGTATGGAGACTATATATTAGCTGCTTATTCTCCTCAGGAAATTGAAGAAGCCGAGGGATTTTTATGTAGTGAACGAGACAAATTACTTAATTATTCCGGGTTGGATTTACTCGCCAAACGTTACCTGATTCGTACCCGTTCACATCAACTGATTGAATCTGTACAAGAAATGTATTTGGGAATAGCTCTCCATCTTGCCATGCCTGAAAACAAAAACCGAATGTCATGGGTAAAAAAAATCTATGATCTGTTAAGCTGTTTGGAGGCAACGATGGCAACACCTACTATGGCCAATGCCCGTAAGCCCTATCACCAACTATCAAGCTGTTTTATTGATACTGTTCCCGATAGTTTAGAAGGCATCTATCGCAGTATAGACAATTTTGCTATGGTCAGCAAATTCGGAGGTGGAATGGGACTGTATTTTGGTAAAGTGCGTGCTTCCGGAGGCAATATACGGGGATTTAAAGGTGTGGCAGGCGGAGTAATTCGTTGGATGAAACTTGTTAATGACACAGCCGTAGCTGTTGATCAATTGGGCATGCGTCAAGGAGCTGTTGCTGTCTATCTGGATGTATGGCATAAAGACTTGCCGGAATTCCTTCAACTACGAACCAACAACGGAGATGACCGAATGAAAGCTCATGATATCTTTCCCGCCGTATGTTATCCGGATTTATTCTGGCGTATGGCAAAAGAAGATTTAAATCAAGTGTGGTATATGTTCTGTCCCAATGAAATAATGACAGTAAAAGGTTATTGTTTAGAAGATTTTTACGGAAAAGAATGGGAATGCAGATATTTGGAATGTGTCAAAGATTCCCGACTTTCCAAACGGAGTATAAGTATTAAAGATATTATCAGACTGGTGCTGCGATCGGCCGTGGAAACAGGAACACCTTTCACCTTTAACCGTGATACCGTGAATTATGCCAATCCCAATACACACAAAGGCATCATTTACTGTTCAAACCTTTGTACGGAAATAGCTCAAAACATGTCGGCCATTGAAAACATATCCACGGACATCAAGACAAAAGAAGGAGATACAGTCGTAGTGAAAACCGTCCGTCCGGGTGATTTTGTGGTCTGTAACCTTGCCAGCCTTTCATTAGGACATCTACCTTTGGAAGATGAAGAGCAGATGAGAGATAAAGTAGCAACCATAGTACGTGCACTTGACAATGTGATTGATTTAAATTTCTATCCAGTTCCGTTTGCTCGGATAACAAACCATCGTTACCGCAGCATAGGATTGGGGGTCAGTGGTTATCATCATGCGTTGGCTCTACGTGGCATTCATTGGGAAAGTGACGAACATTTGCATTTCATGGACAAAGTATTCGAACGAATTAACTATGCCGCCATCCAAGCAAGTGCAGACCTGGCCAAAGAAAAAGGTAAATATGCTTATTTTGAAGGTAGTGACTGGCAGACCGGAGCTTATTTTTCAAAACGTGGCTACACATCTTCTGCCTGGCAGAGATTGGCAAAAAAAGTCTCAGAGTATGGTATGAGAAACGCCTATCTATTAGCCATTGCACCTACCAGCAGTACCGGAATAATAGCAGGAACAACTGCCGGAACCGATCCGGTAATGAAACGTTTCTTTCTGGAAGAAAAGAAAGGCGCTATGCTTCCGCGTGTGGCTCCGGGATTGTCCGACAAGACTTATTGGATATACAAAGGCGCATACTTAATAGACCAACAATGGAGTATCCGTGCTGCCGGTATCCGACAACGGCATCTTGATCAGGCACAAAGTTTAAATCTATACATTACCAATGAGTTTACCATGAGGCAGGTACTTAGATTATATCTGTTGGCATGGGAGTGTGGAGTGAAAACTTTATATTATGTGAGAAGTAAGTCTTTGGAAGTGGAAGAATGCGAAAGTTGTGCATCATAAATTATTAAAAACTAAAGGATTTATAAAATCAGATTATATAAAAATGATATGGCTATGAATAAATTAAAAAGAAATGCATTATTCAACCCGTCGGGTGATACGGAGATTCTTCATCGGAGAATGATAGGAGGAAACACCACCAACCTGAATGACTTCAATAATATGCGCTATAAATGGGTAAGCGACTGGTATCGTCAAGCTATGAATAATTTTTGGATTCCCGAAGAGATTAATCTTACTCAAGATACCAAAGACTATCCCCTTTTGGACAAAGCGGAACGAGTAGCCTATGACAAGATTCTGAGTTTTCTCGTCTTTCTGGACTCCCTGCAAAGCAATAATTTGCCAACTCTCAGCGAATACATCACAGCCAATGAAGTAAACCTTTGTCTGCACATACAAGCCTTTCAGGAATGTGTGCATAGTCAAAGCTATAGTTATATGCTTGATTCAATCTGCAGCCCGGAAGAACGTAATGACATTTTATACCAATGGAAGACAGATGAGCATCTCCTAAAAAGAAATACTTTTATAGGCAACTGCTATAATGAGTTTCAGGAAAGTCAAAATGGATTTGCACTGGTGAAAACTTTAATAGCCAATTATATTTTGGAGGGAATATATTTTTATAGCGGATTTATGTTTTTCTATAATCTGAGCCGAAATGGAAAGATGCCTGGTTCGGCTCAAGAAATAAGGTATATTAACAGGGATGAAAATACACATCTTTGGTTGTTCCGCAATATCATTCTGGAGCTGAAAAAAGAAGAACCTGAATTGTTTGTTCCGGATAAAGTGAAAGTCTATGAAGAGATGATGCGTGAAGGTGTAAAACAAGAAATTGCGTGGGGACAATATGTCATAGGAGATAATATCCAAGGTCTGAGCCGGAAAATGTTGGAAGATTATATTCATTACTTAGGAAATCTGCGTTGGAAAAGTCTGGGATATGCACCTTTATATGAGGATAACCAGACGGAACCTGAAAGTATGCATTGGGTATCACAATATTCAAATGCCAATATGGTAAAGACTGATTTCTTTGAAGCCAAAAGCACAGCTTATGCCAAGAGCACGGCCTTGGAAGATGATTTATAATACTTCTGATAAAGAAATGGCTGGGAATAAGAAGAACATAAATTTATTTCAGTTACTTTTGCTATTATACTACTCAAAAAATAAATTAAGATATGCGTAGAATCATTGTAAGTGCACTTTGCTTGGTACTATTGATATTAGTACCCCTGAATGCTCAAAATTCGAAAAAAAGCTATACCATCCTTGTCTCACTCGATGGTTTTCGTTGGGATTACCCCATGATGTATAATACTCCCAACTTGGATCGCATGGCCCATGAAGGAGTAAAAGCCGTTATGCTGCCTTCCTATCCGGCATCTACTTTTCCGAATCATTACACAATTGCTACCGGATTAGTACCAGACCATAATGGTATCATAAACAACACCTTTTGGGATACACGATACAACCGTCAATACTCTATGGGAGATTCTGCCACCCGCTATAATCCGCAATATTATTCGGGAGAACCTATTTGGGTGACAGCTCAGAAACAAGGTATAAAAACAGGAAATATGTATTGGGTAGGTTCGGACATTGCCATTAAAAATACATATCCAACCTATTACAGAAAGTGGTCGGAAAAGCCTTTCCTTACTTTTGAACAACGTATAGACAGCGTTTTGAGTTGGTTAAAGAAACCAGAAGAAGAACGTCCCCGTTTAGTTATGCTCTATTTTGAAGAACCGGACGGCAGCGGACATCATAATGGCCCGAGAAGCAAAGAAACAGGAATCGTAGTGGAACGTATGGATAAGTTGATAGGGGTATTACTTGCAAAACTATGGAATCTTCCTTTTGCGAAAGATATTAATCTCATAGTGACTTCAGATCATGGAATGACCGAAATCAGTAAAGACCGTGTTGTAGATATGAATAGGTACTTAAAATCCGAATGGTATGAAGTAATAGACGGTCGTACCCCGACCTCCATCTTCTCAAAGAAAGGCTATCGCGATTCTATTTATAATGCATTGAAAGATGTAGATCATATCCGTGTCTGGAAAAAAGAAGAAATTCCAGTTGAACTGAATTATGGTAGCAGTGACCGTATCGGTGACATTGTGGTAGCTCCGGAGTTGGGGTGGCAATTTACCGATGTAGCACGAAGTCATAAAGGTGCTCATGGATATTTTCCTCAGTATTCCGATATGCAGGTCATATTCCGTGCCATTGGTCCGGACTTCAAAAAAGGATACACTTCAAAAGGTTTTGTCAATGTAGATATTTATCCTCTACTTGCCTATTTGTTGCAGATTGTTCCGGAGAAAACAGATGGGAATTTTAAACGAATAAAAGATATATTGAAATAATATACGTTATTGTTTCTCTCTTGAAATAAAAAAGTACGGTCTAAAAGGCCGTACTTTTTTATTGATCAAATGAGTTTCGAAAACATATATCTTATACTTCATTTCTTCTCTCTTTCCATAACTTTGTCATATCTTCCAAAGTTTTTCCCTTGGTTTCGGGAACAAGTT
Above is a window of Bacteroides helcogenes P 36-108 DNA encoding:
- a CDS encoding carbon-nitrogen hydrolase family protein — its product is METPKINKVQIRNLMIKDYEQLAQSFTRVYSDGSDVFWTHKQIEKLIRIFPEGQIVTVVDEKIVGCALSIIVNYDDVKNDHTYAQVNTHNPEGNILYGIEVFIHPQYRGLRLARRMYEYRKELCEQLNLKAIMFGGRIPNYYKYADQLRPKEYIDKVRQKEIYDPVLTFQLSNDFHVRKVMRNYLPNDEESKHYACLLQWDNIYYQPPTQDYVNPKTTVRVGLVQWQMRTYKTLDDLFEQVEFFVDAVSDYKSDFVLFPEYFNAPLMAKFNDEGESEAIRGLAAYTEEIKERFMKLAISYNINIITGSMPLIKEEDGRLYNVGFLCRRDGTYEMYEKIHVTPDEIKSWGLSGGKSLRTFDTDCAKIGVLICYDVEFPELSRIMADQGMQILFVPFLTDTQNAYSRVKVCAHARAIENECFVVIAGSVGNLPRVHNMDIQYAQSGVFTPCDFAFPTDGKRAEATPNTEMILVSDVDLDLLNELHTYGSVRNLKDRRNDLYEVRMKK
- a CDS encoding ectonucleotide pyrophosphatase/phosphodiesterase, whose amino-acid sequence is MRRIIVSALCLVLLILVPLNAQNSKKSYTILVSLDGFRWDYPMMYNTPNLDRMAHEGVKAVMLPSYPASTFPNHYTIATGLVPDHNGIINNTFWDTRYNRQYSMGDSATRYNPQYYSGEPIWVTAQKQGIKTGNMYWVGSDIAIKNTYPTYYRKWSEKPFLTFEQRIDSVLSWLKKPEEERPRLVMLYFEEPDGSGHHNGPRSKETGIVVERMDKLIGVLLAKLWNLPFAKDINLIVTSDHGMTEISKDRVVDMNRYLKSEWYEVIDGRTPTSIFSKKGYRDSIYNALKDVDHIRVWKKEEIPVELNYGSSDRIGDIVVAPELGWQFTDVARSHKGAHGYFPQYSDMQVIFRAIGPDFKKGYTSKGFVNVDIYPLLAYLLQIVPEKTDGNFKRIKDILK
- a CDS encoding ribonucleoside-diphosphate reductase subunit alpha, coding for MEITKRNGTREPYDKEKIATAIRKSFISTGQKVTDETIYILVREVENFVDGNMENRNVERIQDEVERCLMEHGFYTEAKNYILYRWQRTERRKALNNIVNEVGDTTLMDILKSIQQDFTCNEYSLIMLAEKFSSFYKPEMASKERLTALVKAAIELTTQEAPDWEFIAARILNFQLSKELKEQEGVAGIHSFYEKLCFLTNEGLYGDYILAAYSPQEIEEAEGFLCSERDKLLNYSGLDLLAKRYLIRTRSHQLIESVQEMYLGIALHLAMPENKNRMSWVKKIYDLLSCLEATMATPTMANARKPYHQLSSCFIDTVPDSLEGIYRSIDNFAMVSKFGGGMGLYFGKVRASGGNIRGFKGVAGGVIRWMKLVNDTAVAVDQLGMRQGAVAVYLDVWHKDLPEFLQLRTNNGDDRMKAHDIFPAVCYPDLFWRMAKEDLNQVWYMFCPNEIMTVKGYCLEDFYGKEWECRYLECVKDSRLSKRSISIKDIIRLVLRSAVETGTPFTFNRDTVNYANPNTHKGIIYCSNLCTEIAQNMSAIENISTDIKTKEGDTVVVKTVRPGDFVVCNLASLSLGHLPLEDEEQMRDKVATIVRALDNVIDLNFYPVPFARITNHRYRSIGLGVSGYHHALALRGIHWESDEHLHFMDKVFERINYAAIQASADLAKEKGKYAYFEGSDWQTGAYFSKRGYTSSAWQRLAKKVSEYGMRNAYLLAIAPTSSTGIIAGTTAGTDPVMKRFFLEEKKGAMLPRVAPGLSDKTYWIYKGAYLIDQQWSIRAAGIRQRHLDQAQSLNLYITNEFTMRQVLRLYLLAWECGVKTLYYVRSKSLEVEECESCAS
- a CDS encoding ribonucleotide-diphosphate reductase subunit beta, producing MAMNKLKRNALFNPSGDTEILHRRMIGGNTTNLNDFNNMRYKWVSDWYRQAMNNFWIPEEINLTQDTKDYPLLDKAERVAYDKILSFLVFLDSLQSNNLPTLSEYITANEVNLCLHIQAFQECVHSQSYSYMLDSICSPEERNDILYQWKTDEHLLKRNTFIGNCYNEFQESQNGFALVKTLIANYILEGIYFYSGFMFFYNLSRNGKMPGSAQEIRYINRDENTHLWLFRNIILELKKEEPELFVPDKVKVYEEMMREGVKQEIAWGQYVIGDNIQGLSRKMLEDYIHYLGNLRWKSLGYAPLYEDNQTEPESMHWVSQYSNANMVKTDFFEAKSTAYAKSTALEDDL